In Zingiber officinale cultivar Zhangliang chromosome 8B, Zo_v1.1, whole genome shotgun sequence, a single genomic region encodes these proteins:
- the LOC122016296 gene encoding replication protein A 32 kDa subunit A-like — protein MFSSQIEGGGFGLSQSSQNPDSGFSKNRGATGLLPLTVKQISAAFDAADDKSSIKVDGADATNIRLLGLVMNKAERATDVHFTLDDGTGRIDVIRWVNDASDANETAVIQNGTYVSVSGSLKGFQDKKRAVAFSVSPVTDYNAVALHFIQCIHVHLWNAKQKGNDVFHNTTSNQISSQTVQKEYQPSVSSQPFVSAGIGGSKTDTYKLVLDIFQEPSSLASDHGLHIDEVARRLGLPMNKIKEAIDYYVDIGHIYSTIDDYHFKSACID, from the exons ATGTTCTCCAGCCAGATAGAGGGTGGCGGTTTTGGGCTTTCACAATCTTCCCAAAACCCGGATTCCGGCTTCTCTAAG AACCGCGGCGCTACAgggcttcttccactgacagtgAAGCAGATAAGCGCGGCATTTGACGCTGCGGACGACAAGTCCAGTATCAAAGTCGATGGAGCCGATGCAACAAAC ATTAGACTCCTGGGGCTGGTGATGAACAAGGCGGAGAGAGCTACGGACGTTCACTTCACCCTCGACGATGGAACGGGTCGAATCGATGTCATTAGATG GGTTAATGACGCTTCTGATGCCAACGAGACCGCCGTTATTCA GAATGGTACGTATGTGTCTGTGAGTGGTAGCCTTAAAGGATTTCAAGACAAAAAGCGAGCTGTTGCCTTCTCTGTCAG TCCTGTCACTGACTACAATGCTGTTGCACTTCACTTCATTCAGTGCATTCATGTTCATCTGTGGAATGCAAAGCAGAAG GGTAATGATGTTTTCCATAACACAACTTCCAACCAAATCTCTTCTCAAACTGTACAAAAGGAGTACCAACCTTCAGTTTCCAGTCAA CCTTTTGTCAGTGCTGGGATAGGTGGATCTAAGACAGACACCTACAAGTTGGTCCTGGATATTTTCCAGGAACCTTCAAGTCT TGCCAGTGACCATGGATTGCATATTGATGAAGTTGCCAGGCGGCTTGGACTTCCAATGAATAAGATCAA GGAAGCTATTGACTACTATGTAGACATCGGCCACATTTACTCTACAATTGACGACTACCACTTCAAGTCTGCCTGCATCGACTGA